The Theobroma cacao cultivar B97-61/B2 chromosome 2, Criollo_cocoa_genome_V2, whole genome shotgun sequence genome includes the window AGCTCTTTTTCAAGAAAGTTTATCCTTTAATACTTTAAAGGGGGGGTTTTTGGTAATTGTCTTAATACATGTTTTTATTTCCACATgcgaaatttctttttttttttggtcattTGAATAAATAACATATGTAAAAGTTAGATGGCAGAATTGCTGAATTACACATCATCTCAATTGTATAATTaaacttgtaaatttttaaaatttaattttaataagaaaatagagaaattgTAATTATAGTAAGTTGTAGGGagatttttgtattttcaCTTTGATAGCACCTGATTGAAAGTAATTTGACAAATGTATTCATAAAGCCATTTATTGAAACACGAAAGggtaaaatagaaaataagagCAAAAGAGGTGGGCAATTCCAGGTGATAAAAACTCTGATATAGTCATTTTCTATCTATTTCCAAATTATTTCCATATTTAATTCATTAGAtaataaatacaaataaaaaaaggaaataattattattggtATTAGTAAAATACAGAGGGAGTAGCCTTGGCGGCACTCCGCGTCAACTGTGCTTTTTGGATTTTTGGCGTCTCTGTTTTTTTCTCCCCCCCTCCTTCTCTCTCTGTATTAAAAAGTTTTGTTAGGGAAGAAAAGCGGTTTTAGCTCCTggttttttttcccttctctttctctatCTACCTACTAAATACTGATTCTCCACTCAgctctcatttttatttccccCAACCAGGAAAAGACGAAACCCTAATTtctctgcttttttttttcattttaaaattgttttcttagtagcagaaggagaagaagaagaagaagaagttgtaGCAGCTTCACGGTTTCTGATCAGagattttgtgtttttccGTCTCAGATCGGTCGGTAACTTTcttgcatttcttttttttttttaaatattgaagattctttttgttttgaatttttaaaacatgGTTTCAGAGAGCTGGATGCCTGGTTCCATGAACGTTTGGTAgaaatgcttttttttttcaaaaaaaaaagagagtggAATGTTTGGTAGAGGCGCGATTATCGATGAGTTTTGTTCGttccaactttttttttttctcatagtTTCGAATTTACACTGGCAACTCTCATCTATCGTCGCCATTATCATTAGAAATGCATTGGAATttctccttttgttttttcttgtaGAATTAGTTCTTCTCTCTGgctttttaagattttttttctaatcaTTCTTATAGCCCTCTGGCTCTCACATGCATGGATAGTTTGATGCCTCTTTGGCccttagaaattttttttttcgctGTGAACATTTTTGTTCTATTAGAAGACCAGAttaatttctcaaaaaaaaaaaagaaagaagagagagagtggCGAAAACTGGATTTTATCGCTGATTTTAGTGACTCTTCTGAATGTTGTGTAAACAGGGTTGACATTGATTACAggttgttttcatttttaagaaacggctttttttttttcactgaTTTTCTCTTGGCTAAAATTTTGGTTAGTTTGAgtaataaaaatgtaataatatGTTTAGTAGGCTTGAATGCTTGGAAGGCTTCGttttggattttaattgtattaCTTTAATGTGTTAATGTACGTGTTTatgtattttgatttttgacttTAATTATGTTTCTGATATAGGTTCTAGCGCAGTTCCGCAAAAATTGGCTGTGCGGTTTACTTTTGAAGTCTTCGTCATTGAGTTTCTGTTCAGCTTTTGATTGATTATGTCTGCTGACATCATGATGAGCATTCCTAATGGCAACGGCAATGGCAACGCACAACCTGATCCTCAGCGAACTTACCAAGTTGTTGTGGCTGCGACTAAAGATATGGGCATTGGTAAGGATGGGAAGTTACCTTGGAAATTGCCCTCTGATCTCAAATTCTTCAAAGATGTCACTCTTACTACATCAGACTCTGGGAAAAAGAATGCAGTCATAATGGGTAGAAAAACATGGGAAAGTATTCCCCTTCAGAACCGGCCTCTTCCCGGTCGTCTTAATGTTGTTCTGACTCGTTCTGGAAGTTTTGATATTGCAACTGCTGAGAATGTTGTTATATGTGGAAGCATGACGTCTGCTTTAGAATTACTAGCTGCATCTCCTTATTGTCTTTCAATTGAGAAAGTCTTTGTCATAGGTGGCGGCCAGATATTTAGGTGCAGAACCTATTTTTTTACATGTTTTGTGTGatcttctgtttctttttccctACTTTTCCTTATATGCAGTACCTTTTGATACAGGGAATCCCTTAATGCGCCTGGATGTGATGCTATCCACATTACAGAAATTGAGACAAGCATTGAATGTGACACTTTTATGCCTTCGATTGATTCCTCTGTGTTTCAGCCATGGTATTCATCATTTCCTGTGGTGGAAAACGACATTCGATATTGCTTCACAACCTTTGTTCGTGTGAGAAACTCTGCAGTTGAACATATCAGCCAGAACAGTGATCAGGTCTTTGATGATAAACCAGATGCTGGTAAATTTGAGGTAAAGAAGTTCTCTTTCCTGCCCAAGATGATTTTTGAGAAACATGAGGAGTACTTGTATCTAAAAATGGTTCAAGACATCATCTCTGATGGTAATCTGAAGGATGACAGGACTGGGACTGGGACTTTATCAAAGTTTGGTTGCCAGGTAACATGTAACTCTTAGTTGAAGTACTGTCTATTTTGCTTGAGGAAATAGGTGTCCATcgttattttttgatttttgattgcTGATTAgtatacttttctttttctccataTAATCCACAGATGCGGTTCAATTTGCGAAAAACTTTTCCTCTTCTGACAACTAAGGCATgtatattattctttttgttgttttttttagaGTTTATTTACTGTTTGCGTTGTAATGGAGTTAGTTCCTCTGTATATTATTTTCAGTTTTAATTAGACAGAAATTGATTTGTTCGTATCAATTTGTCTGCAGAAAGTATTTTGGCGAGGTGTTGTTGAAGAGCTTCTCTGGTTCATCAGTGGTTCAACTAATGCCAAGGTAATGATAGCTTTGTTGGATGTCTTGAACAACATGCTTCATTTACATTGCTAGATATCTTTTATGCTCTGGCGGTATTAAAGTGGAGCTCTTCTTCTCCATCTTTTTAGTTGCACGTAAGTTCATTGAAACATTTTCTATTGGCCTTCAAACATTTTTGTCTTCCAAATGAACTGATCTGATTTACAGGATGGCTGAATTAGCAACTGCagattttcttttgatatattaGAGCTGGGGACTTAagattcaattttaaaatatttgcacCATTAACAGGTCCTGCAAGACAAGGGCATTCATATATGGGATGGTAATGCATCCAGGGACTTTCTTGATAGGTATCTTTTGACATTTTTGCTATCAATTAGTTGTTGAGCTAAGTACTGTTTCACCTGTTGTTACTAACTTATATTTGTATGACAATATCAGTATTGGGTTGACTGATAGGGAGGAGGGTGACTTGGGACCTGTGTATGGGTTCCAGTGGAGACATTTTGGTGCTAGGTTGGTGGATTTTGACTTTTCCTATGCGTGGCTGGtgattcatttctttttttttggcaaaGATGTTTAAGCTTCATTTGGTTGTATCATGTGTTTTCCAGGTATACTGACATGCATGCTGACTACACTGGACAAGGATTTGATCAGTTGTCTGATGTTATTGACAAGATTAAGAATAATCCAAATGATAGAAGGATTATACTCTCAGCCTGGAATCCTTCTGATCTCAAACTGATGGCACTTCCACCTTGCCACATGTTTGCTCAGGTTAGTATAACTATTAAGTTGTGAACTTATGTTTGACTCTTTCTTTggtaattgaattaattctttcCA containing:
- the LOC18607742 gene encoding bifunctional dihydrofolate reductase-thymidylate synthase → MSADIMMSIPNGNGNGNAQPDPQRTYQVVVAATKDMGIGKDGKLPWKLPSDLKFFKDVTLTTSDSGKKNAVIMGRKTWESIPLQNRPLPGRLNVVLTRSGSFDIATAENVVICGSMTSALELLAASPYCLSIEKVFVIGGGQIFRESLNAPGCDAIHITEIETSIECDTFMPSIDSSVFQPWYSSFPVVENDIRYCFTTFVRVRNSAVEHISQNSDQVFDDKPDAGKFEVKKFSFLPKMIFEKHEEYLYLKMVQDIISDGNLKDDRTGTGTLSKFGCQMRFNLRKTFPLLTTKKVFWRGVVEELLWFISGSTNAKVLQDKGIHIWDGNASRDFLDSIGLTDREEGDLGPVYGFQWRHFGARYTDMHADYTGQGFDQLSDVIDKIKNNPNDRRIILSAWNPSDLKLMALPPCHMFAQFYVANGELSCQMYQRSADMGLGVPFNIASYALLTCMIAHVCDLVPGDFIHVLGDAHVYTNHVRPLQEQLQKLPKPFSILKINPEKKNIDSFVASDFKLIGYDPHEKIEMKMAV